Proteins encoded together in one Plasmodium brasilianum strain Bolivian I chromosome 4, whole genome shotgun sequence window:
- a CDS encoding hypothetical protein (conserved Plasmodium protein), with protein sequence MYDSKNVDYGYKEKEKRLNFFLSNEKYISANSSTYKNIEQKNLEKCELASILLDNFSTFEQISLIEEGKYSNAKISNDLNLLSCDDKNSGKYSTHSNSTNRGAIFDLHNFRAKKDNGIHFSNTSSCDIITRGSDRYSSRDRSDSIQRGINANYGNNECAENFCMEVDSNYERIEDKSELVCSKEITPEVNNGKDGGDKSYNDQWTVYEDTFLSNIDIADLCKYFEQNNFERHKCQNVKKHSKEKKKENMFSHKLSNKKRGNKSNSSERHIFDLTRREKKELGEDKKENCQQANNKNIKIIKKNSYGDKKVYYEKRLKEQTLLHKEEKEKMKKIYEMQIYEIMENYKREEEKKKMLINNIYNKYMNMKNELIKETNDKKNLQDMNENLKNELKTMDIYPLENNLLNSYKNKIEDYIFLSKNKDIKIKNLENEISKIKKCLDQVEKKYCQISEEKKNLHEMNALLRKDNIHLQKRLENLKNEKNEMGQVLFYKDLKINHFLSILNVLDEAIMSDSTCSSEKQQKKEKQETTNVKGTKKGEKGEKTETDAIRSMNKKIIIKSIVHKIKDLNKKIKKHEKVLSSSDNKVSHHILQINNRTSQSNNSTIDEVKRDKELIDNYFNCTNYILNENETNMPREDEGQTTFFTNTDSKGATELSKNSSDQHAQTQNEENISVVLNKQE encoded by the coding sequence ATGTATGATAGTAAAAATGTTGACTACggatataaagaaaaagaaaaaagactaaatttttttttatcaaatgaaaaatatatttccgCAAATAGTAGTACTTATAAGAATATAGagcaaaaaaatttagagaAATGTGAACTGGCATCAATTCTACTTGACAACTTCAGTACGTTTGAGCAGATTAGTTTAATAGAAGAAGGAAAGTATTCAAATGCGAAAATATCGAATGATTTAAATTTACTTAGTTGTGATGATAAAAATTCTGGAAAGTACTCCACACATAGCAATTCCACCAACAGAGGAGCTATTTTCGACTTACATAATTTTCGAGCAAAAAAGGATAATGGAATACATTTTAGTAACACCTCTTCATGTGATATTATCACCAGGGGTAGCGACAGGTATAGCAGTAGGGACCGTAGCGATAGCATCCAAAGGGGTATTAATGCTAACTATGGAAATAACGAGTGTGCAGAAAATTTTTGCATGGAGGTAGATAGTAACTATGAAAGGATCGAGGACAAGAGTGAACTTGTCTGCAGTAAGGAAATAACTCCAGAAGTAAATAATGGTAAAGATGGTGGAGATAAAAGTTATAACGACCAATGGACTGTTTATGAAGATACTTTCCTTAGTAATATAGACATAGCAGATCTTTGCAAATATtttgaacaaaataattttgaaagaCACAAGTGTCAAAATGTAAAGAAACATagtaaagaaaagaagaaagaaaacaTGTTTAGCCATAAGTTGAGTAATAAAAAACGTGGCAACAAAAGTAATAGTAGTGAAAGGCATATATTCGATTTGACTCGTAGAGAGAAAAAGGAGTTGGGGGAAGATAAGAAAGAGAATTGTCAACAggctaataataaaaatattaaaataataaagaagaacAGTTATGGAGATAAAAAAGTCTATTATGAGAAACGATTAAAAGAGCAAACGTTGTTACATAaagaggaaaaggaaaaaatgaaaaaaatttatgaaatgcAAATATACGAAATTatggaaaattataaaagagaagaagaaaaaaagaaaatgttaataaataatatttacaataaatatatgaatatgaaaaatgagctaataaaagaaacaaatgacaaaaaaaatttgcaagATATGAacgaaaatttaaaaaacgaATTGAAAACAATGGATATATATCCActtgaaaataatttgttaaatagctataagaacaaaatagaggattatatttttttatccaaaaataaagacataaaaataaaaaatctggaaaatgaaataagtaaaataaaaaaatgtttagaTCAAgtcgaaaaaaaatactgcCAAATTtctgaagaaaaaaaaaatttgcacgAAATGAATGCATTACTAAGAAAGGATAACATACATTTACAAAAGAGActggaaaatttaaaaaatgagaaaaatgaaatgggCCAAGTCCTCTTTTATAAAGATTTGAAAATTAATCATTTCTTGAGCATATTAAACGTGCTGGATGAAGCTATAATGTCTGATAGTACCTGCTCAAGTGAAAAGCAgcagaaaaaagaaaaacaagaaaCGACGAATGTTAAAGGGACGAAAAAGGGAGAAAAAGGCGAAAAAACAGAAACGGATGCCATCAGAAgcatgaacaaaaaaattataataaaatcaattgtacataaaataaaagatttaaacaaaaaaattaaaaagcaCGAAAAAGTACTCAGCAGTTCTGATAATAAGGTGAGTCATCATATCTTACAGATTAATAACAGAACATCACAGTCAAATAATAGTACTATTGATGAAGTGAAAAGAGATAAGGAACTAATTGACAACTACTTTAATTgtacaaattatattttaaatgaaaatgaaacaaaCATGCCGCGGGAAGACGAAGGTCAAACAACGTTTTTTACGAACACTGACTCGAAAGGTGCAACTGAACTTTCAAAAAATAGTTCCGATCAACATGCGCAAACtcaaaatgaagaaaatatcaGTGTTGTTCTGAACAAGCAAGAATAG
- a CDS encoding dynein light chain gives MNADNFSLNLKKHMQSLLIRRSDIPYYNQNNIVDIITGVLDKYTDANTNDINVENAIKNIKEILDKTFGTGWICLIGEKTPFYFVSIKDTWLSLYINAKFIEKNREKEEKGEKKRKRKGKGKEIK, from the exons ATGAACGCAGATAATTTCTCTCTGAATTTGAAGAAGCATATGCAAAGTCTCCTAATCAGA AGATCTGACATTCCTTATTACAATCAAAACAATATAGTGGACATAATAACTGGGGTGTTAGACAAATACACTGATGCGAATACTAATGATATTAACGTCGAA AATGCAATAAAGAACATAAAGGAGATTTTAGACAAAACCTTTGGTACTGGCTGGATTTGTCTTATTGGGGa GAAAACTCCTTTCTATTTTGTTTCTATCAAGGATACTTGGCTATCGTTGTATATAAATGCTAAATTTATCGAGAAAAACAGGGAGAAAGAAGAGAAAGgggaaaagaaaaggaaaagaaaaggaaaaggaaaagaaataaaataa
- a CDS encoding aspartate aminotransferase encodes MENLLVNIKDIEPDSIIRSAGEYKEDKCKDKVNLSIGVCCTEEGELHIFKSVLDAEKIVFEKYKEKPYLLGNGTKEFSTLTQELIFGNDSKYIKEKRICTIQTIGGTGAIFIILQFLKSLNADKIYVTNIPYINHVNMIKSYGFNIEYIHFFDYKVIDIDYTSFLTNLRNIENKSIIILQISCYNPCSVNIDINYFNQIAEIVLEKSHLIIFDIAYQGFGGSDMNEDVLLIREFQEREISFAVCQSFSKNMSLYGERAGALHIVCKNKSERQIVFNNLRMIVRRYYSSPVIHTNRIVCELLQNQKLKYEWIKELRKLSERITTNRLLFLDKLTFYQKKYNLNYDWEVYKKQRGMFSFIPLLANISDKLKQYHIYIIANGRINVSGVTKRNVDLIAERICQCLSEL; translated from the coding sequence ATGGAGAATCTGCtggtaaatataaaagatatcGAACCGGATAGTATAATAAGGAGCGCCGGTGAGTATAAAGAAGATAAATGTAAGGATAAAGTAAACTTATCCATAGGTGTATGTTGCACAGAAGAAGGTGAgttgcatatatttaaaagtgTGTTAGATGcagaaaaaatagtattCGAAAAGTATAAAGAAAAACCATATCTATTAGGTAATGGTACAAAAGAATTTTCAACATTAACGCAAGAATTAATATTTGGAAAtgattcaaaatatattaaagagaAAAGAATATGTACGATTCAAACAATAGGAGGTACAGGAgctatatttataatattacaatttttaaaaagtttgaatgctgataaaatatatgtaacaaaTATTCCTTATATAAATCATGTAAATATGATAAAGTCATACGGATTTAATATTGAGTATATACACTTTTTTGACTATAAAGTAATAGATATAGATTATACTTCCTTTTTAACAAATCTAcgtaatatagaaaataaatcaaTTATTATCTTACAAATTTCTTGTTATAATCCATGTAGTGTAAATattgatataaattattttaaccAAATAGCAGAGATCGTTTTAGAAAAAAgccatttaataatattcgACATTGCATATCAAGGTTTTGGTGGTTCGGATATGAATGAGGATGTATTATTAATTCGAGAATTTCAAGAGAGAGAAATTTCTTTTGCTGTTTGTCAGTCTTTTTCTAAAAACATGTCTTTATATGGTGAACGTGCAGGCGCATTACATATcgtttgtaaaaataaatcagaGAGACaaattgtttttaataatttacgTATGATAGTTAGAAGATATTATTCTTCTCCTGTTATTCATACGAATAGAATTGTATGTGAACTTTTACaaaatcaaaaattaaaatatgaatggATAAAAGAATTACGTAAATTATCTGAACGGATTACTACGAATAGACTTTTATTCTTAGACAAACTAACCTTCTatcaaaagaaatataatttaaattatgacTGGGaggtatataaaaaacagaGGGGCATGTTTTCCTTCATCCCACTGCTCGCCAATATATCTGATAAGTTAAAACAATATCACATCTACATAATAGCAAATGGTAGAATAAACGTGTCTGGCGTTACTAAGCGCAATGTGGACCTCATAGCCGAAAGGATATGTCAATGCTTGAGCGAACTATAG
- a CDS encoding translocation protein SEC66, whose amino-acid sequence MILLYLIFVVIPFLIFSYFIYKSVCTFIREKNKRKEFFSYLRCENKQYNAYENFSKKYEIEKYKYYLKVERKIEVNYNTDILEELNSDNNEVDKQYLESLLDDIYNDDKYTQDSELNDPQYSWMRKLASEDVVKLKVLLLKKAIYFLPICNKIFQDKNKKHRLYNNYYIDDNMSRELDGQCNEFLEEFNLIIHEANCLSPKWGETIISDAYRIFHHNKIKADEEKKKKEKQKKKKKKKKDEQKKKKDEQKNIIKKQKQKEKKLKETTEKANLLADQIIEEENSKKKKKKSK is encoded by the exons AtgatattgttatatttaatttttgttgtgattccatttttaatattttcttattttatatataaaagtgtaTGTACCTTTATTcgtgaaaaaaataagagaaaagAATTCTTTAGCTATTTAAGATGTGAAAATAAACAGTATAATGCCTATGAAAATTTCTCaaagaaatatgaaatagaaaaatataaatactacTTAAAAGttgaaagaaaaattgaaGTTAATTATAATACAGACATACTTGAGGAATTAAATTCTGATAATAATGAAGTAGATAAACAATATTTAGAAAGCTTATTAGATGATATTTATAATGACGATAAATACACACAAGATAGTGAATTGAATGATCCCCAATATAGTTGGATGAG AAAACTGGCAAGTGAGGACGTTGTGAAATTAAAAGTCTTGTTACTAAAGAAAGCCATTTATTTTCTAccaatatgtaataaaatatttcaagataaaaataaaaaacatcgactatataataattattatatcgATGATAATATGTCAAGGGAGTTAGATGGG CAATGTAACGAGTTTTTAGaagaatttaatttaataatacacGAAGCAAATTGCTTATCGCCTAAATGgg GCGAAACCATCATTTCCGATGCGTACAGAATTTTTCAccataacaaaataaaagcggatgaagaaaaaaaaaaaaaagaaaaacaaaaaaaaaaaaaaaaaaaaaaaaaagatgaacaaaaaaaaaaaaaagatgaacaaaaaaatattataaaaaagcaaaaacagaaggaaaaaaaattgaaggaAACAACAGAAAAAGCAAATTTGTTGGCTGATCAAATAATAGAA gaggaaaattccaaaaaaaaaaaaaaaaagagtaaataG